AGATCATATAGTTACTTGTCTATGTTCTAAATTACTCCTTATTATACATCAAATTAAAGCTCTTGGGTAGAGCTTTTTAATCATATACATGATTTAAGGAAATGATTATAACGGGCATAGCTATCTGTCGCATAGGCCTGACGATTATATCGACCAGCACATATTAAAAAAATCTAAAGAATAATGATACCCAATAAAGTTCATTCATGAGCAAAATTGCTTGTAGCAGTTGTATTACCCTAATCATAATCACAcactttttaatgatttttttataaaatcatTTTATGGACATGAACTTAAGAATTCATCAGTAATAAGAGATGTATAAATAAATTAAGCAAACCTTCAAACTAGGAACAGAAACCAATCCATGGAAGTTATCTTACTTGTGTGGGTGTGAGTTAAGGGGGAAGATCAAGCCTAAAAATTCAGAAAGTCATCTGGGTGAAATCCCGTGTCTCCAGTGTTTTCAGTCTGACGCTCAACCAGTCGCCGCTGTGTGGCGAAAATATCCTCAAAGAAGGACTGGTAAGCTTGTGGAACATACCTCATGAGGCTTCTCATGTCCTAGTTTTTCATGTGTGGGTAAAACACCATTAATGTATTTGAGTGGCAGTGGCTTTTCAGTTAAATTAAAGTTTATGGCACCATACTTCTGTGAACGAACTTTTTGTAGTTTCATTTTGACAagtctcatcattttttttttttttttttttttacgtcgtggcctattgcgtcggtaggcttcttcccggtggatcctgatggtcggtccaaggcttcttcccggtaggtcctgatggtcggcccagcccgttctggcgcaggcgagtgtttatagtggcgccatcttgcattggctcatctttaatcctagaatctagagtccgggtttatagatggtcttctggacagcatgtgggtagttttaagccactcggaggaggctgaaaaatcccagcttggtggcaccggtcggggattggactcgcgtcctcctgaacgcggggccgtcttgctatccgttcagccacctcGATGCCCGTCATGTAAGTGTTTTTCACTAACAAGGGGGTCCAACAACTTGTGCCGAAACCTGTTCATTTGTCCACTTGCTCGTATAagttatctcttttcctttttcctacatgTTGCTTCTAAGTCCCTGGCCTCATCTGGCGTTTCGATGCGTTCAGTGGACATTTGCCTTCAGTTTGTGATGAGCTATACACCACTGTAGTGGATATTTTCAAAGAAAATCCACTATCAGAACTCGTGCTTCTCTCCATTGGCTAAGGACGACTATGTAAACAGAcattggggaggtggtggcggcggacgCCAGCGGTTTGCCGCAGtgctgggatttttttttttcagccctgCCCAGCCGCCTTAACCCCACCTACATGCTGCAGAAGACCATCAATCAACCCAACTCTAGATTTCTAggaaaagatgagctccgggaggggcAGCATGAATGTATGATGATGGCGCCACTAAACACGCCTGCTGCGccacgggctgggccgaccatcaggccccaccaccgGGAGCCTGGGACCGAGCATCAGAGGATCCCGGGGAGAAGCCTCACTGGCACACAGGCcagccacgacgtaaaaaaaaaaaaaaaaaagacatgcatAAGAAACGGGATCTTATTGGTTGGATTATTGTCCCCTCTGTTTACTGACATCTGAAGATAACCAGAGAGTTTGGGAGAAAATAGTACGTTAGCCTCGCCCTTCTTTCCCGTGGACATACCGATTGTTTTACCTTCAAATAATTCATATTCTAGTAGAAGAAGCCTTGAGCTACCAGATACCGCCTGTAACTCAATAGGGAGATTTTTCTCGCACTGGCCCCTCTGCCGCTCAGTGCCTCATTTTTTGTGACGGGGTTGGTCAGTATATATTTGACCATATGTATAACATTACGACAGGACATATACGTGCAGTACTAATGCTGtctctccccgtgtgtgtgtgtgtgtgtgtgtgtgtgtgtaggaggccCGCTGGGGCCACACATGCTCCTGGAGTGCAACAGCCGATGTGTGGCGCATCCCTCGTGTTATTCCTTCGTGGTGAAGCCTGGCAGCCGCCGTTGCTTTCTCTCGCGCCTGAACCGCTGCATCGACAAGGACTCGATTCTCCTTTCCGCACCAGGTCAGTACACAAGTTGGGCCGTCGATGCTGCTCTTTGTACCTAGGCCACGAGATTCCTCTGTTATTACCAGTCTGCTTTTCTCCCCGACAGGTCAGTTCTACTACGAGAAATTTGAGATCACTCCGTCCCCTCCGCCCACATGCTACGCCTCTTGCCTGATGGGCAACATCACCTGCCAGGATTGTGGTCGACCTAACTGCTGGGGTGACCGTTGTCAGCACTGCGCAACCACCTGCTGGGAGCGGATAGACAAGTCCCAAAACAGTACAATTCTTTTCAAAAAATCTCAAACAAAGATTCACACTGTCAAGTGCAACGGCAACTGGCAGCTGTGGTGGAAAGGGGAACAGTCTGCTCCCGCCCTCACCCCCGACGAGGCACTGTTGCTGCACCTGGCAGTCATCTACGGGGACGGCCGCACCCTCAACGCCTACTTCGACTCCGTGCAAGTTACAGCTGGCGGTGCCCTCAGCGTGGGCAACCTGACCCATGAAGACGGGGCCGGTAATTGGTGGGAGGCGCCCTTCACTAATCGGCCGCTCCAATCCTTCCCAGACAGCAACTGTTACAACTTTTACACCCCAGAGACTACTTGCGTCTCCCTCACGACACCGCTCGCGGAACAGCAGATACTGGACTATAACGAAACCATTTACCGAGGTTATCCGTGGCTCACTGGCGACGACAGCTACGACAACGTATCCATTAGCAACATACATTTCTGGGTAAGGTGTGCCCAGTGTGAATGAATGATGCAGTGAAGGGACGTACCATCTTGGGTTCTTCACCGCTCTTTGTTTAATGTTTACGTACCCAATCCTGCTCCGGCATTTATTTTTACACTCGGCCcgttgcaccggtaggctatcttgatggggcctgctgacaggccccagcccgttcgtggtgcaggtaggtgttcatagtggcgccatcttgtttggctcttgctgtcccccggaactcatcttagCGTCACTGTAGAGAGTCTCGCTACAGTCCAGGTTAATAAGTGGTCTTAGAGACAAACATGAAGGCAGATTCAAGCCTCTCGGCGATGACTATAAACTGTCAGctcgtagcggcgggcgggacttgaacccgcgTCCTCCAGGACGCCGcgtccgcacgctgaccactcagccaccgcctctctggATGGTCTGTTTTCATCCTTTAACCTGGTCCTCTGCTTCCCCTGATTTCTCTCACAACTTCtgggcagtggtgggcaccgctagccgaaaagttagcttcgctaacgtgcactaactaaaaagttataGCTTCGGTTACGCTAacccgctaaactgataaagaattTAATGGAAGCTAAACGCTAACCCCTAACTTTTTtgtatatggatttagcttcagtttagtattttggctctaaagcCCCGTCTGTCCGTTAACGATGGTCTCCTTGGGTTGGCACATGACGCATcggaagtgcaagacattggcgTTCGTCATATCTCTTGATTTACGGACAAAGTCCTTTTCCAGGTGAGGCCACGGGTTCTGGGAACTTCTGGGACT
This genomic interval from Eriocheir sinensis breed Jianghai 21 chromosome 41, ASM2467909v1, whole genome shotgun sequence contains the following:
- the LOC127009689 gene encoding uncharacterized protein LOC127009689, whose protein sequence is MWSLVGAVAIVVAAAAASTFTITGLDYENVVPHYATNKHLIVDFQMVARGPLGPHMLLECNSRCVAHPSCYSFVVKPGSRRCFLSRLNRCIDKDSILLSAPGQFYYEKFEITPSPPPTCYASCLMGNITCQDCGRPNCWGDRCQHCATTCWERIDKSQNSTILFKKSQTKIHTVKCNGNWQLWWKGEQSAPALTPDEALLLHLAVIYGDGRTLNAYFDSVQVTAGGALSVGNLTHEDGAGNWWEAPFTNRPLQSFPDSNCYNFYTPETTCVSLTTPLAEQQILDYNETIYRGYPWLTGDDSYDNVSISNIHFWVRCAQCE